One genomic region from Spirosoma sp. KCTC 42546 encodes:
- a CDS encoding SDR family NAD(P)-dependent oxidoreductase, protein MKSVPKTILITGVSTGIGYGAAKHFLQRGYTVFGSVRTQTDADRLQAEFGEAFTPLRFDVTDADAVAKAAHYLTERLAGSGLGGLINNAGIAIGGPLQDQPMDVFRKHFDVNVIGLVQVTQAFLPLLGARENHPVLPGRILNISSVNGQVAIPFMGAYVGSKHAVEGLSHSLRRELSLLGIKVVIVGPGAVQTPIWGKGTDMSPYANTPYYPAMQRFLKQVAVSERKGFSIDYLGQRIVEIYETEKPRIRYALVPGKLMGWILPRLLPARVLDWVLERI, encoded by the coding sequence ATGAAATCCGTTCCCAAAACTATTCTAATTACCGGTGTCTCGACCGGTATCGGCTATGGTGCTGCAAAGCACTTTCTCCAGCGAGGCTATACCGTTTTTGGCAGCGTCCGGACACAAACGGATGCCGACCGGCTACAGGCCGAGTTTGGAGAAGCATTTACGCCCTTGCGATTTGATGTGACAGATGCCGATGCTGTAGCAAAAGCGGCCCATTACCTAACCGAACGACTGGCTGGGAGTGGTCTTGGCGGGTTGATCAACAACGCGGGCATTGCCATTGGCGGGCCATTGCAGGATCAGCCTATGGACGTGTTCCGAAAGCATTTCGACGTAAATGTAATTGGACTGGTTCAGGTTACGCAGGCCTTTTTGCCGTTGCTGGGGGCTCGTGAAAATCATCCTGTTCTGCCGGGGCGGATTCTAAATATCAGCTCGGTAAATGGACAGGTGGCTATTCCGTTTATGGGGGCGTATGTTGGATCGAAACATGCAGTAGAAGGACTATCACATAGCCTGCGTCGTGAACTAAGCTTATTGGGGATAAAGGTGGTTATCGTAGGGCCGGGCGCCGTTCAAACGCCGATCTGGGGGAAAGGAACGGACATGAGTCCATACGCCAATACACCTTATTACCCGGCTATGCAGCGGTTTCTGAAACAGGTCGCTGTATCGGAACGTAAAGGATTCTCCATCGATTACCTTGGCCAGCGTATTGTAGAAATTTATGAAACCGAAAAGCCCCGCATTCGCTATGCGCTGGTACCGGGTAAGTTGATGGGCTGGATTCTTCCCCGCCTGTTACCCGCGCGCGTGCTGGATTGGGTTCTGGAACGAATTTAG
- a CDS encoding MBL fold metallo-hydrolase, producing MLKPAFQKDETLLADMEAARSQPGALHSWWLGQSGFLLQYNGRQLLFDPYLSDSLSRKYADTDKPHVRLSELVIDPARLPRIDVVTSSHNHTDHLDAETLLPIRSTNPDIQFVIPEANRAFIADRLKIKLDWPIGLTDGQSVTVDGFVVHGVPAAHNELERDAEGRCKFMGFVVEVGPYRVYHSGDTLWYDGMVDILRPFNVDVAFLPINGNKPERRVAGNLNPDEAAKLGHEIGAKLVIPHHYDLFEFNTADPADFVHACEQYGTPYRVMQLGERVSIGR from the coding sequence ATGCTGAAACCCGCTTTTCAAAAAGACGAAACGCTTCTGGCTGATATGGAAGCGGCCCGGAGCCAGCCTGGTGCCTTGCACAGTTGGTGGTTGGGTCAAAGTGGCTTTTTGCTTCAATACAACGGCAGGCAGCTATTATTTGATCCCTATCTCTCCGATTCCCTGAGTCGTAAATATGCGGATACGGATAAACCACACGTACGGCTGTCGGAGCTGGTAATCGATCCGGCCCGATTACCCAGGATCGATGTGGTTACATCGAGCCACAACCATACCGATCATTTGGATGCCGAAACACTATTGCCAATTAGATCAACCAACCCTGACATACAGTTTGTGATACCTGAGGCAAATCGAGCCTTCATTGCCGATCGACTGAAAATAAAACTGGATTGGCCCATTGGTTTGACTGATGGACAATCAGTAACGGTAGATGGCTTCGTGGTTCACGGGGTTCCTGCCGCACATAACGAGCTTGAACGTGACGCCGAGGGGCGTTGCAAATTCATGGGCTTTGTTGTAGAAGTGGGTCCTTACCGGGTGTACCATTCCGGGGATACGCTTTGGTACGATGGGATGGTGGATATCCTTCGGCCATTCAACGTAGATGTGGCCTTTCTGCCCATCAACGGCAACAAACCCGAACGGCGGGTAGCGGGGAATCTCAACCCCGACGAAGCCGCCAAACTTGGTCATGAAATTGGGGCCAAACTCGTCATTCCGCACCACTACGATCTGTTCGAATTCAACACTGCTGATCCAGCCGATTTCGTACACGCCTGCGAGCAATATGGCACGCCGTATCGGGTGATGCAGTTAGGTGAGCGAGTGAGTATAGGCCGGTAG
- a CDS encoding VCBS repeat-containing protein, whose protein sequence is MKNALFLCLLAVSPLLAQPDTTQQDALNFKIQVVDNQISIGYGMAIGDVDGDKQPDILLADQKEIVWYKNPNAKDGQWKRYVMAANLTPQDNVCIAARDLDGDGLVEVAVGAGWNPAETSDSTKSGAVFYLIRPQDPTQRWESVRLPHEVTTHRMRWARVGKDSYQLIVVPLHGLGNKNGEGRGVRIWGYEFPKNPRGAWKRHLVDSTMHLTHNFEIWEDGDNGSATGLIVASKEGGNIFQWRKKKWQPMDEESASNSLPLLTNDVAGIGEIRRLDNGKRIATIQPMHGNLLQVESGFYSLRKPRKRSDDKQIDVLSDMLSQGHALVCGDFLGIGSDQIVAGWRNPNAYKKVGVRLFKPQEVKNWKGYPLDDSVRMACEDLQAADLDSDGDLDIIASGRATLNVLIYWNQRKP, encoded by the coding sequence ATGAAAAACGCTTTATTCCTTTGCCTGCTAGCCGTTTCGCCATTGCTGGCCCAGCCCGACACCACCCAACAGGATGCTCTGAATTTCAAAATTCAGGTGGTCGATAACCAGATCAGTATTGGGTATGGTATGGCCATTGGCGATGTAGACGGCGACAAACAACCCGACATTCTACTGGCCGATCAGAAAGAAATTGTCTGGTATAAAAACCCTAACGCGAAAGATGGTCAGTGGAAACGGTACGTCATGGCGGCTAATCTAACGCCACAGGACAACGTGTGCATTGCCGCTCGCGATCTGGATGGCGATGGGCTTGTGGAGGTGGCCGTTGGCGCTGGCTGGAACCCTGCCGAAACAAGCGATAGTACGAAATCGGGGGCGGTGTTCTACCTCATTCGTCCGCAGGACCCAACCCAGCGCTGGGAATCTGTACGATTGCCGCATGAAGTTACCACACACCGAATGCGTTGGGCGAGAGTTGGTAAAGACAGTTACCAGCTTATTGTGGTGCCATTACACGGATTGGGAAACAAGAATGGGGAGGGGCGAGGTGTTCGAATTTGGGGTTATGAGTTTCCGAAAAATCCACGGGGTGCCTGGAAACGCCATTTGGTGGATTCGACCATGCACCTTACCCACAATTTCGAAATCTGGGAAGATGGTGATAATGGCTCGGCTACGGGACTGATTGTTGCCAGCAAAGAAGGGGGTAATATATTCCAGTGGCGAAAAAAGAAATGGCAACCGATGGACGAAGAATCGGCGAGTAATTCCCTGCCCTTGCTGACCAATGATGTAGCAGGTATTGGTGAAATCCGGCGATTGGACAATGGCAAACGCATTGCCACCATTCAGCCTATGCACGGAAATCTGCTACAGGTAGAAAGTGGATTTTATTCGCTTCGAAAACCCCGGAAACGATCTGATGACAAACAAATCGATGTGCTCAGCGACATGCTCAGTCAGGGGCATGCCTTGGTTTGCGGTGACTTCTTAGGAATAGGAAGCGATCAGATTGTAGCCGGTTGGCGTAATCCGAATGCCTACAAAAAAGTTGGCGTTCGGCTATTTAAACCGCAGGAAGTCAAGAACTGGAAAGGATATCCGCTCGACGATAGCGTGCGCATGGCTTGCGAAGACCTGCAGGCTGCCGACCTTGATAGCGACGGTGACCTGGACATCATAGCCTCGGGCCGGGCAACGCTTAATGTGTTGATTTACTGGAATCAACGAAAACCGTAA